One genomic window of [Limnothrix rosea] IAM M-220 includes the following:
- a CDS encoding c-type cytochrome, whose amino-acid sequence MVKSDKSTSKQTPKLLFVLALILGIVVSGFVGVYASQAAADPYTREVLALGGDEIQGNAIFQINCAGCHGMRGNGNVGPSLKEVSQRKSDSRLIQQVISGNTPPMPKFQPAPQEMADLLSYLHTL is encoded by the coding sequence GTGGTTAAATCTGACAAATCTACATCTAAGCAGACTCCCAAGTTACTATTCGTTCTAGCTCTAATCTTAGGGATCGTCGTTTCTGGTTTTGTGGGAGTTTATGCGTCGCAGGCAGCAGCAGATCCTTACACTCGTGAGGTTTTGGCACTTGGTGGTGACGAAATTCAAGGAAACGCTATTTTTCAGATTAATTGTGCTGGTTGCCATGGTATGCGGGGAAATGGCAATGTTGGCCCTAGCTTGAAAGAGGTAAGTCAGCGTAAATCTGATAGTCGTCTGATCCAGCAGGTTATTAGTGGCAATACGCCCCCGATGCCAAAGTTTCAGCCTGCCCCTCAAGAAATGGCGGATCTTTTAAGTTATCTTCATACGCTTTAA
- the petG gene encoding cytochrome b6-f complex subunit V yields the protein MIEPLLLGIVLGLIPVTLAGLFVQAYMQYKRGNDLGME from the coding sequence GTGATCGAACCTCTCTTATTAGGTATCGTCCTCGGACTCATCCCCGTCACTCTTGCCGGACTTTTCGTACAAGCCTATATGCAATACAAGCGCGGTAATGACCTCGGCATGGAGTAA
- a CDS encoding DUF2834 domain-containing protein, which yields MTPRAIALGLIWLTFSIYAFVFAPPNQPETFDLITQLSSGEWDGVNPLIIALFNVMGILPLMYGAVLFLDGRGQKLPAWAFSTGSFFLGAFALMPYLALRQENPTFAGEKNWWLRWQDSRILGALTLIGLVVLFYYGFSQGDWADYVTRFKGDRFIHVMSLDFCALSLLFPTILQDDLARRGLGEKTWIFWAIALTPPFGMAVYLTLRPPTQEQTISEPEQSKEVAPV from the coding sequence ATGACTCCCCGCGCGATCGCCCTCGGTTTAATTTGGCTAACTTTTTCAATTTACGCTTTTGTGTTTGCGCCACCGAATCAGCCGGAAACGTTTGATTTGATTACGCAACTGTCCAGTGGTGAGTGGGATGGTGTTAATCCACTGATTATTGCGCTGTTTAATGTGATGGGAATTCTGCCGCTGATGTATGGTGCGGTGCTTTTCCTTGATGGTCGGGGTCAAAAATTGCCTGCTTGGGCGTTTTCAACGGGAAGCTTTTTCTTGGGGGCTTTTGCCTTGATGCCCTATTTAGCTCTGCGCCAAGAGAACCCGACTTTTGCAGGAGAAAAAAATTGGTGGCTAAGGTGGCAAGATTCCCGCATTCTCGGTGCCTTAACTTTGATCGGCTTAGTTGTGCTTTTTTACTATGGTTTTAGTCAGGGGGATTGGGCAGATTATGTGACTCGTTTTAAGGGCGATCGCTTTATTCATGTTATGAGTCTGGATTTTTGTGCGTTATCCTTGCTCTTCCCCACAATTTTGCAAGATGATTTGGCTCGCCGGGGTTTAGGGGAGAAAACATGGATTTTCTGGGCGATCGCCTTGACTCCTCCCTTTGGTATGGCGGTTTATCTCACCCTCCGTCCCCCTACCCAAGAACAGACAATTTCAGAACCTGAGCAGTCGAAGGAAGTAGCACCGGTATGA
- a CDS encoding SDR family NAD(P)-dependent oxidoreductase, with amino-acid sequence MKVLVIGAGRGIGLEFTRQYLADPAYEKVFATFRQSSLPLNQLAAAYPDKLVCLQVDVTKESEIQGAIATLKQQTQSLNEVIYAVGLLHNEQMQPEKSLRHIQADNLITYFQVNAVGAVLWTKYLFPFLRGANPAIFAAISAKVGSIGDNGLGGWYGYRASKAALNMLLKNVSIEWRRKTPNVVVTMLHPGTTDTDLSKPFQKNVPEGKLFPPEKTVTLLRTVISNLTPDDNGAFFSWDGSRLPW; translated from the coding sequence ATGAAGGTATTAGTCATTGGTGCAGGGCGAGGGATTGGGTTAGAGTTCACGCGACAATATTTAGCCGATCCCGCCTACGAAAAAGTTTTTGCGACGTTTCGTCAATCATCGTTGCCCCTTAATCAACTGGCGGCGGCCTATCCAGACAAATTAGTTTGTTTGCAAGTGGATGTGACTAAAGAAAGTGAAATACAAGGGGCGATCGCCACCCTCAAACAGCAAACCCAGTCTCTCAATGAAGTCATTTATGCGGTGGGTTTGTTGCATAACGAGCAGATGCAGCCAGAGAAAAGTTTACGTCACATCCAAGCCGACAATCTGATTACTTATTTTCAAGTCAATGCCGTTGGGGCAGTGCTCTGGACAAAATATTTATTTCCTTTTTTGCGGGGAGCAAACCCAGCGATTTTTGCGGCAATTTCCGCCAAGGTCGGGAGTATCGGCGATAACGGTTTGGGAGGGTGGTACGGCTACCGTGCTTCCAAGGCCGCCCTTAATATGTTGCTCAAAAATGTTTCCATTGAGTGGCGACGTAAAACGCCAAATGTCGTGGTGACGATGCTTCATCCCGGCACAACAGACACGGATTTGTCGAAACCTTTCCAGAAAAATGTGCCAGAGGGTAAACTGTTTCCGCCGGAGAAAACCGTTACTTTACTACGCACAGTCATTAGTAATCTCACGCCAGACGATAACGGTGCATTTTTTTCGTGGGACGGTTCCCGTCTACCTTGG